The Mugil cephalus isolate CIBA_MC_2020 chromosome 11, CIBA_Mcephalus_1.1, whole genome shotgun sequence genome includes a window with the following:
- the LOC125016621 gene encoding sialoadhesin-like isoform X8: protein MLQTIEVLRGSCVTIPCSFHIDRTYKTYLDQTCKAMWKKRSNNEVVFDSKTRTNGELIGALTDKDCTTTLNNMVSDDTYLFRLECENVLKWDFNNDLINIVTKADPPSPTLTPSTLEVEEGTSVSVTCSAPAPCLSHPPTLTWSPRLGDSQETLQENQDKTKVQTSVLTFTASHLHHGWKISCTALYRKQDGSNQSSSSKTSALTVSYPPKDTTVSVSPSGPVPENINMTLTCSSTANPAVRSYTWYTTDGDQETFIGTGNILKIEASKVNSPFFCKTENDLGVGRSTNTQIDVQYPPKDTTVSVSPSGPVPENRNVTLTCSSTANPAVRSYTWYRNDGDQETFIGTGHILKIGASKVSSPFFCKTENDLGVGRSTNTQIDVQYPPKDTILSVSPSGPVPENRNVTLTCSSTANPAVRNYTWYRTDGDQETFIGTGHILKIEASKVSSPFFCKTENDLGVGRSTNTQIDVEYPPKDTTVSVSPSGPVPENRNVTLTCSSTANPAVRNYTWYRTDGDQGTFIGTGHILMIEASKVSSPFFCKTENDLGVGRSTNTQIDVQYPPKDTTVSVSPSGPVPENRNVTLTCSSTANPAVRSYTWYRTDGDQETFIGTGNILKIEASKVSSPFFCKTENDLGVGRSTNTQIDVQYPPKDTTVSVSPSGPVPENRNVTLTCSSTANPAVRSYTWYRTDGDQETFIGTGHILKIEASKVSSPFFCKTENDLGVGRSTNTQIDVQYPPKDTTVSVSPSGPVPENRNVTLACSSTANPAVRSYTWYRNDGDQETFIGTGNILKIEASKVNSPFICKTENDLGVGRSTNIQIDVQYPPKDTTVSVSPSGPVPENRNVTLTCSSTANPAARSYTWYRTDGDQETFIGTGHILKIEASKVSSPFFCKTENDLGVGRSTNTQIDVQYPPKDTTVSVSPSGPVPENRNVTLTCSSTANPAVRSYTWYRTDGDQETFIGTGHILKIEASKVSSPFFCKTENDLGVGRSTNTQIDVQYPPKDTTVSVSPSGPVPENRNVTLTCSSTANPTVRNYTWYRTDGDQETFIGTGNILKIEASKVNSPFFCKTENDLGVGRSTNTQIDVQYPPKDTTVSVSPSGPVPENRNVTLTCSSTANPAVRSYTWYRTDGDQETFIGTGNILKIEASKVSSPFFCKTENDLGVGRSTNTQIDIQYPPKDTTVSVSPSGPVPENRNVTLTCSSTANPAVRSYTWYRNDGDQETFIGTGHILTIEASKVSSPFFCKTENDLGVGRSTNTQIDVQFPPQILASSHCTKTESEVNCSCETVGNPSPTLHWYLDGRPVNQSGEVLISSGSLNGTGLRSFITVNKLKERSLSTLFCHSFNSLGSARQQFCVNTPEDQRSTKRQGQLMSILFITTTVTLLVLVCVLLFVIRAQKNHRDSKSQLTGETSTTAPSQLLIREGNEVPSKREEAIYVNTDDLRQADSADPETISEPNRTNLPSTGPDNVPGERHSSEKNEEGSDVLYSTVNWKNKSKKNKVEDSVDMNPSGSSYLEEEKYMAKGMCKNFVSNAMMMGNLYDEAEPRNVGKEVECEYAQVKFKRKSTMHK from the exons ATGCTGCAGACTATAGAGGTTCTGAGAGGATCCTGTGTGACCATTCCCTGCTCCTTTCACATAGATAGAACATATAAGACGTATTTAGATCAGACATGTAAAGCAATGTGGAAGAAGAGAAGTAATAATGAAGTTGTGTTTGATAGTAAAACTAGAACAAATGGAGAATTGATTGGAGCACTGACAGACAAAGACTGCACCACAACCCTGAACAACATGGTTTCTGATGACACATATTTATTCAGACTGGAATGTGAAAATGTCTTGAAATGGGACTTCAATAATGACTTAATCAATATAGTGACCAAAG CTGATCCTCCATCACCCACTCTGACTCCGTCCAcactggaggtggaggagggaaccTCAGTGAGTGTGACGTGCTCTGCTCCAGCTCCCTGTCTGTCTCATCCTCCAACTCTGACATGGAGCCCCAGACTGGGTGACAGTCAGGAGACACTGCAGGAGAATCAGGACAAAACTAAAGTCCAGACCTCTGTTCTGACCTTCACTGCTTCTCACCTCCATCATGGATGGAAAATCTCCTGCACTGCTCTCTACAGGAAACAAGATGGCAGCAATCAATCAAGCAGCAGTAAAACTTCAGCACTTACTGTTTCAT ATCCACCTAAAGACACCACAGTGTCCGTCAGTCCCTCTGGTCCAGTACCAGAGAACATAAATATGACTCTGACCTGCAGTAGTACTGCCAACCCAGCAGTAAGGAGCTACACCTGGTACACAACTGATGGAGACCAGGAGACATTCATTGGgactggaaacattttaaagattgAAGCCTCTAAAGTCAACAGtccttttttctgcaaaactgaGAATGATCTTGGAGTTGGACGatccaccaacacacaaataGATGTTCAGT ATCCACCTAAAGACACCACAGTGTCCGTCAGTCCCTCTGGTCCAGTaccagagaacagaaatgtgactctgacctgtagtaGTACTGCCAATCCAGCAGTAAGGAGCTACACCTGGTACAGAAATGATGGAGACCAGGAGACTTTCATTGGgactggacacattttaaagattGGAGCCTCTAAAGTCAGCAGtccttttttctgcaaaactgaGAATGATCTTGGAGTTGGACGatccaccaacacacaaataGATGTTCAGT ATCCACCTAAAGACACCATATTGTCCGTTAGTCCCTCTGGTCCAGTaccagagaacagaaatgtgactcTGACCTGCAGTAGTACTGCCAACCCAGCAGTAAggaactacacctggtacagaACTGATGGAGACCAGGAGACTTTCATTGGgactggacacattttaaagattGAAGCCTCTAAAGTCAGCAGtccttttttctgcaaaactgaGAATGATCTTGGAGTTGGACGatccaccaacacacaaataGATGTTGAGT ATCCACCTAAAGACACCACAGTGTCCGTCAGTCCCTCTGGTCCAGTaccagagaacagaaatgtgactctgacctgtagtaGTACTGCCAACCCAGCAGTAAggaactacacctggtacagaACTGATGGAGACCAGGGGACTTTTATTGGgactggacacattttaatgattgaAGCCTCTAAAGTCAGCAGtccttttttctgcaaaactgaGAATGATCTTGGAGTTGGACGatccaccaacacacaaataGATGTTCAGT ATCCACCTAAAGACACCACAGTGTCCGTCAGTCCCTCTGGTCCAGTaccagagaacagaaatgtgactcTGACCTGCAGTAGTACTGCCAACCCAGCAGTAAGGAGCTACACCTGGTACAGAACTGATGGAGACCAGGAGACTTTCATTGGgactggaaacattttaaagattgAAGCCTCTAAAGTCAGCAGtccttttttctgcaaaactgaGAATGATCTTGGAGTTGGACGatccaccaacacacaaataGATGTTCAGT ATCCACCTAAAGACACCACAGTGTCCGTCAGTCCCTCTGGTCCAGTaccagagaacagaaatgtgactctgacctgtagtaGTACTGCCAACCCAGCAGTAAGGAGCTACACCTGGTACAGAACTGATGGAGACCAGGAGACTTTTATTGGgactggacacattttaaagattGAAGCCTCTAAAGTCAGCAGtccttttttctgcaaaactgaGAATGATCTTGGAGTTGGACGatccaccaacacacaaataGATGTTCAGT ATCCACCTAAAGACACCACAGTGTCCGTCAGTCCCTCTGGTCCAGTaccagagaacagaaatgtgactcTGGCCTGTAGTAGTACTGCCAACCCAGCAGTAAGGAGCTACACCTGGTACAGAAATGATGGAGACCAGGAGACTTTCATTGGgactggaaacattttaaagattgAAGCCTCTAAAGTCAACAGTCCTTTTATCTGCAAAACTGAGAATGATCTTGGAGTTGGACGATCCACCAACATACAAATAGATGTTCAGT ATCCACCTAAAGACACCACAGTGTCCGTCAGTCCCTCTGGTCCAGTaccagagaacagaaatgtgactcTGACCTGCAGTAGTACTGCCAACCCAGCAGCAAGGAGCTACACCTGGTACAGAACTGATGGAGACCAGGAGACTTTCATTGGgactggacacattttaaagattGAAGCCTCTAAAGTCAGCAGtccttttttctgcaaaactgaGAATGATCTTGGAGTTGGACGatccaccaacacacaaataGATGTTCAGT ATCCACCTAAAGACACCACAGTGTCCGTCAGTCCCTCTGGTCCAGTaccagagaacagaaatgtgactctgacctgtagtaGTACTGCCAACCCAGCAGTAAGGAGCTACACCTGGTACAGAACTGATGGAGACCAGGAGACTTTTATTGGgactggacacattttaaagattGAAGCCTCTAAAGTCAGCAGtccttttttctgcaaaactgaGAATGATCTTGGAGTTGGACGatccaccaacacacaaataGATGTTCAGT ATCCACCTAAAGACACCACAGTGTCCGTCAGTCCCTCTGGTCCAGTaccagagaacagaaatgtgactcTGACCTGCAGTAGTACTGCCAACCCAACAGTAAggaactacacctggtacagaACTGATGGAGACCAGGAGACTTTCATTGGgactggaaacattttaaagattgAAGCCTCTAAAGTCAACAGtccttttttctgcaaaactgaGAATGATCTTGGAGTTGGACGatccaccaacacacaaataGATGTTCAGT ATCCACCTAAAGACACCACAGTGTCCGTCAGTCCCTCTGGTCCAGTaccagagaacagaaatgtgactctgacctgtagtaGTACTGCCAACCCAGCAGTAAGGAGCTACACCTGGTACAGAACTGATGGAGACCAGGAGACTTTCATTGGgactggaaacattttaaagattgAAGCCTCTAAAGTCAGCAGtccttttttctgcaaaactgaGAATGATCTTGGAGTTGGACGatccaccaacacacaaataGATATTCAGT ATCCACCTAAAGACACCACAGTGTCCGTCAGTCCCTCTGGTCCAGTaccagagaacagaaatgtgactcTGACCTGCAGTAGTACTGCCAACCCAGCAGTAAGGAGCTACACCTGGTACAGAAATGATGGAGACCAGGAGACTTTCATTGGGActggacacattttaacaattgAAGCCTCTAAAGTCAGCAGtccttttttctgcaaaactgaGAATGATCTTGGAGTTGGACGatccaccaacacacaaataGATGTTCAGT TTCCTCCACAGATCCTGGCCTCATCTCACTGTACCAAAACTGAAAGTGAGGTCAACTGTTCCTGTGAGACTGTGGGAAACCCTTCCCCTACTTTACACTGGTATTTGGATgggagacctgtcaatcaatctGGAGAGGTTTTAATCAGCAGTGGGTCTCTAAATGGCACAGGCCTGAGGAGCTTCATCACCGTCAACAAACTAAAGGAGAGGAGTCTTTCCACCTTGTTCTGTCACAGCTTCAACTCTCTGGGATCTGCCAGGCAGCAGTTTTGTGTCAACACCCCCGAGGATCAACGCTCTACAAAAAGACAAG GTCAACTGATGTCAATATTGTTCATCACCACAACTGTCACTTTACTGGTTCTAGTATGTGttctgctctttgtcatcag GGCTCAGAAGAATCATCGTGACAGTAAGAGTCAGCTCACAGGAGAAACCAGCACAACTGCACCAAGCCAACTTCTGATAAGAGAGGGAAATGAG GTACCCAGCAAAAGAGAAGAGGCCATATATGTCAACACAGATGACTTGAGACAAGCAGACAGCGCTGACCCTGAAACCATCTCTGAACCAAACAGAACAAACTTGCCAAGCACTGGGCCAGACAATGTACCAGGAGAAAGACACAGCTCAGAGAAGAATGAGGAAGGGAGTGATGTGCTTTACTCTACTGTGAACTGGAAgaataaaagcaagaaaaacaaggtAGAAGACTCTGTGGACATGAATCCATCTGGTAGCTCCTatctggaggaggaaaagtaCATGGCCAAGGGCATGTGCAAAAACTTTGTAAGCAACGCAATGATGATGGGAAACCTGTATGATGAAGCAGAGCCTAGAAATGTGGGGAAGGAAGTGGAGTGTGAATATGCTCAAGTTAAATTTAAGAGGAAGAGCACTATGCATAAATAG